From a single Planctellipticum variicoloris genomic region:
- a CDS encoding secretin N-terminal domain-containing protein: protein MLTSESRLGVRLLQFSAVLASLAVAGEPVLAQPESPGADRRPSFGVPGGTPFPTFDSPLMSLGRFGRDEEFVRQLQLTEEQQEQIDEIRRGMRDLFRIQDPAEQAAKVEEMNQAALEVLTPEQTQVWDRQKAKIVQMRSAGQAPAAPGQSAAPGAAPATPKAPVRKPPIVEAPAGAVPSASFGGDPAPGTGSAATLTFNFRYAPWTEVLKMFAEVSGLTLDLNDVPPGTFNYYDERTYTPTEALDILNGYLLPRGYVLIRRDRFLACVNTENKIPPNMVPTVSVEELEQRGRNEMVTLVLPLEGLEADKIQSEVKELLGPQGTVAALKNTNSLVITDIASHVRRVHALLSGGAGAGNRETDFKAIPLKYMSATEAERSVRRLFGLLPTAAATTATSSRSSSSRSDFFSRDRGDRGGFDPREAFRGPTPAPAPTTTQSQFANKLQISADIRTNSLLVTASSQLVKVVEEVVKSIDVDIVDEHGNRVPQDSQSVLFKSYTINGGDVAQVALTLSGMYPGLIVGQDDKYGKIHVNATASEHAEIEKLIAQLGGESEGSVAVIPLSRMEPVQASNTLRSLFSGDGSRAPSIEPDVFGRRLMVRGTPEQVQQVKSILTQMGEDGGTGTGPRSGGGPVRRVPIDGRDPEEFLPLIQQAWGTSGRNPIRVVVPSVPNPIRDRRIPSEVSVPPADREPLNSSERQPRREKVGGQPSVSAPRRLQVLPASQKLSADQPEPEARKPETEKTDASPVEEPAPDKSGAKSPIGITVMGNDLIITSADEKALDRLEEMISQLSAALPNRTRWTVFYLRSADATEAAQLLERLFPQSSVAASTSSSEGFMGSFTGGLSSFGRGMMNATGLDSTLAGGQPLKIITDIRSNALFVTGPSDQVGEIEQVLQLIDASELPESLRTRVPRSIPVEYSSVTEVAKIVREVYKDALEPEQPAQNQRGANPFAMMMGGAPQGKQRGIELTVGVDEQTNHLIVSCNDSMFRQIENLVQTIDERERDARRTIRVVPLEKADPMLLSRTLGSVIPKVTVSGGGSRPSRDRSDASSTSGQPNSSGSGTSTPQATPGGFPGGFPGGGFPGGGFSGGGRGGDSGGGRGGDSSGRSGFGGFGGSRGGSRGSR from the coding sequence ATGTTGACATCGGAATCTCGACTTGGCGTCCGCCTCCTCCAGTTCAGCGCTGTTCTGGCATCGCTGGCGGTGGCGGGCGAACCGGTTCTGGCTCAGCCGGAATCGCCTGGAGCGGATCGTCGACCCAGCTTCGGGGTTCCGGGAGGGACGCCATTTCCAACCTTCGACTCTCCGCTGATGAGCCTCGGGCGATTTGGCCGCGACGAAGAGTTCGTCAGGCAGCTCCAGTTGACCGAAGAACAGCAGGAACAGATCGACGAAATTCGCCGTGGCATGCGGGACCTGTTCCGAATTCAAGATCCCGCCGAACAGGCCGCCAAAGTCGAGGAAATGAATCAGGCCGCTCTCGAAGTCCTGACTCCCGAACAGACGCAGGTCTGGGACAGGCAGAAGGCAAAGATTGTTCAAATGCGCAGCGCGGGGCAGGCTCCCGCCGCTCCCGGACAGAGTGCGGCTCCGGGAGCAGCGCCTGCAACCCCCAAAGCACCTGTTCGAAAGCCGCCGATTGTCGAGGCTCCTGCCGGAGCCGTACCTTCGGCCAGCTTCGGCGGTGATCCGGCCCCCGGAACGGGATCGGCCGCGACCCTGACGTTCAACTTCCGCTACGCGCCGTGGACTGAAGTTCTGAAGATGTTTGCCGAGGTCTCCGGGCTGACGCTGGACCTCAACGACGTCCCCCCCGGGACGTTCAACTACTACGACGAACGGACTTACACGCCGACGGAGGCGCTGGACATCCTGAACGGCTACCTGCTGCCGCGCGGGTATGTGCTGATTCGTCGCGATCGCTTCCTGGCCTGCGTCAACACGGAAAACAAGATCCCGCCCAACATGGTCCCGACCGTTTCCGTCGAGGAACTGGAACAGCGCGGCCGGAACGAGATGGTCACGCTGGTCCTGCCGCTCGAAGGTCTGGAAGCCGACAAGATTCAGAGTGAAGTCAAGGAATTGCTGGGGCCGCAGGGAACGGTCGCAGCCCTCAAAAACACCAATTCGCTGGTGATCACCGACATCGCCAGCCACGTCCGGCGGGTGCATGCCCTCCTGTCGGGCGGAGCGGGAGCCGGCAATCGGGAGACCGATTTCAAGGCGATTCCGTTGAAGTACATGTCCGCAACCGAAGCGGAGCGAAGTGTCAGGCGGCTGTTCGGGCTGCTGCCGACCGCGGCTGCGACGACGGCAACCTCGTCGCGATCCTCTTCTTCCCGGAGCGATTTCTTCTCTCGCGATCGAGGGGATCGCGGCGGGTTCGATCCGCGCGAAGCCTTCCGCGGTCCGACGCCGGCCCCCGCGCCGACGACCACGCAATCGCAATTTGCGAACAAGCTGCAGATTTCCGCCGACATCCGGACCAACAGCCTGCTGGTGACCGCGTCTTCGCAACTTGTGAAGGTCGTCGAGGAAGTGGTCAAGTCGATCGACGTGGACATCGTCGATGAACACGGCAACCGAGTCCCTCAGGACAGTCAGTCCGTGTTGTTCAAGAGCTATACGATCAACGGCGGCGACGTGGCGCAGGTCGCGCTGACTCTCAGCGGAATGTATCCCGGATTGATCGTCGGCCAGGACGACAAGTACGGCAAAATTCACGTCAATGCCACCGCCTCGGAACACGCCGAGATTGAAAAGCTGATCGCCCAGCTCGGCGGCGAATCGGAAGGGTCCGTCGCCGTCATCCCGCTGTCACGGATGGAGCCGGTCCAGGCCTCCAACACATTGCGGAGCCTGTTCAGCGGCGACGGTTCGCGGGCTCCTTCGATTGAGCCGGACGTCTTCGGTCGTCGCCTGATGGTCCGCGGAACTCCCGAGCAGGTGCAGCAGGTCAAGTCGATCCTGACTCAGATGGGGGAGGATGGCGGAACCGGGACCGGCCCGCGCAGCGGCGGCGGACCGGTCCGCAGAGTTCCCATTGACGGTCGCGATCCCGAAGAGTTCCTGCCGCTGATCCAGCAGGCCTGGGGGACGTCGGGGCGGAATCCAATTCGCGTGGTGGTTCCGTCTGTGCCAAATCCGATCCGTGACCGACGGATTCCCAGCGAGGTCTCGGTTCCCCCCGCCGACCGCGAGCCGCTGAACTCATCCGAGCGGCAGCCGCGTCGCGAGAAAGTTGGCGGACAACCCTCCGTGTCCGCGCCACGGCGGCTTCAGGTTCTGCCCGCCAGCCAGAAACTGTCGGCCGATCAGCCTGAACCCGAAGCCCGGAAACCGGAAACGGAGAAAACCGACGCCTCCCCCGTCGAGGAACCGGCCCCGGACAAGTCCGGGGCCAAGTCGCCGATCGGAATCACGGTGATGGGGAACGACCTGATCATCACTTCCGCCGACGAGAAGGCGCTGGATCGGCTGGAAGAAATGATCAGCCAGTTGTCGGCGGCGTTGCCCAACCGGACGCGGTGGACCGTGTTCTACCTGCGGTCCGCCGATGCCACTGAAGCCGCCCAGTTGCTGGAGCGGCTCTTTCCACAGAGCTCGGTCGCCGCGTCGACGAGTTCGAGCGAGGGATTCATGGGCTCGTTCACCGGCGGCCTGTCGAGCTTCGGCCGCGGCATGATGAACGCAACGGGACTCGACAGCACGCTGGCCGGCGGTCAGCCGCTGAAAATCATTACCGACATCCGGTCGAATGCGCTGTTCGTAACCGGGCCGAGCGATCAGGTCGGGGAGATCGAGCAGGTTCTGCAGTTGATCGACGCCAGTGAGCTGCCCGAAAGCCTGCGAACCCGCGTGCCCCGTTCCATTCCCGTCGAATACTCCAGCGTGACGGAAGTCGCGAAGATCGTCCGCGAAGTCTATAAGGATGCGCTGGAGCCGGAGCAGCCGGCCCAGAATCAGCGAGGGGCAAATCCATTCGCCATGATGATGGGAGGCGCTCCGCAGGGAAAACAGCGGGGGATTGAACTGACGGTCGGGGTGGACGAACAGACGAATCACCTGATCGTCTCCTGCAACGACTCCATGTTCCGCCAGATCGAGAATCTCGTACAGACGATCGATGAGCGCGAACGCGACGCCCGACGGACGATCCGCGTGGTGCCCCTCGAAAAAGCCGATCCCATGCTCCTCTCGCGGACGCTCGGGTCGGTCATCCCGAAGGTCACCGTCAGCGGCGGCGGCAGTCGGCCGAGCCGCGACCGGAGCGACGCCAGTTCGACATCCGGGCAGCCAAACTCGTCCGGGAGCGGAACTTCGACTCCGCAGGCGACGCCAGGGGGCTTCCCTGGAGGTTTTCCTGGCGGCGGATTTCCCGGCGGCGGCTTTTCGGGAGGCGGTCGGGGAGGAGATTCCGGGGGAGGTCGCGGCGGGGATTCCAGCGGACGAAGCGGATTCGGTGGATTTGGCGGGAGTCGGGGTGGGAGTCGCGGTTCCCGCTGA
- a CDS encoding GspE/PulE family protein, giving the protein MDIGTVLIRRGVVTPEQLKSAQPDVSGRRLDRALVDLGVITEEAALRALADELGMRFVEIKKEAIDRELLMQFPTSAVFRHSLLPLQRQNGSVVVATSDPFNLESLEELSSISGFHLEPVLACKVDVVEMIKDYLGVGGDTLGELVAQRTADGVEILGDNSEDSGDLAEMAEAASVIKLVNELLVEALDQGASDVHIEPQEYGLTVRYRVDGLLRVQPVPQSISQFFAAIVTRLKIMSRLNIAEKRMPQDGRIKLKISGREIDVRVSIIPMVHGEGVCLRLLDKGRMQFNLANVGMPPAMAKTFHEMIAMPHGIVLVTGPTGSGKTSTLYSALNEIKDPSIKIITVEDPVEYQNPGISQIQVHSKVGLTFAAGLRSILRHDPDVVLIGEIRDAETAESAIQASLTGHLVFSTLHTNDAPGAFTRLIDMGVEPFLVASSVEGVLAQRLVRRLCKHCKKKVVMPRDALPDDYPCTEPEVMLYEPVGCRECRDIGFSGRMAIFELLHKDAEIGRLCVAHASTLEIRQYALSRGMVTLRQSGYQRVQEGLTSLDEVLRITKGDIG; this is encoded by the coding sequence ATGGATATTGGCACAGTCCTGATTCGCCGGGGGGTGGTGACGCCCGAACAGCTCAAGTCGGCGCAGCCTGACGTGAGCGGCCGACGGCTGGATCGCGCCCTGGTCGATCTGGGAGTCATCACCGAAGAAGCGGCGCTGCGGGCGCTCGCCGACGAACTGGGAATGCGGTTCGTCGAGATTAAAAAGGAAGCCATCGACCGGGAGCTGCTGATGCAGTTTCCGACCAGCGCGGTCTTCCGACATTCGCTGCTGCCGCTGCAGCGGCAGAATGGCAGCGTGGTCGTCGCCACCAGCGATCCGTTCAATCTGGAATCGCTCGAAGAGCTGAGTTCGATCAGCGGTTTTCATCTCGAACCGGTGCTGGCCTGCAAGGTCGACGTCGTCGAGATGATCAAGGATTATCTCGGCGTCGGCGGCGATACGCTCGGCGAACTGGTCGCGCAGCGGACGGCGGACGGCGTCGAAATCCTGGGGGACAATTCCGAGGATTCCGGCGACCTGGCGGAGATGGCCGAGGCGGCCTCGGTCATCAAGCTGGTCAACGAGCTGCTCGTGGAAGCCCTCGACCAGGGGGCGAGCGACGTACACATCGAGCCGCAGGAGTATGGTCTGACCGTCCGCTACCGCGTCGACGGTCTGCTGCGCGTCCAGCCGGTGCCGCAGTCGATCTCCCAGTTTTTTGCCGCGATCGTGACGCGTCTCAAGATCATGTCGCGTCTGAACATTGCGGAAAAGCGGATGCCGCAGGACGGCCGGATCAAGCTCAAGATTTCGGGACGCGAGATCGACGTCCGCGTCTCAATCATTCCGATGGTCCACGGCGAAGGGGTCTGCCTGCGTCTGCTCGACAAGGGGCGGATGCAGTTCAACCTGGCCAACGTCGGGATGCCCCCGGCGATGGCGAAAACATTTCACGAAATGATTGCGATGCCGCACGGCATCGTGCTGGTCACCGGACCGACCGGCAGCGGTAAAACGTCGACGCTCTACAGCGCGCTCAACGAAATTAAAGATCCGTCGATCAAGATCATCACCGTCGAAGACCCCGTCGAATACCAGAACCCCGGCATCAGCCAGATTCAGGTCCATTCGAAGGTCGGGTTGACCTTTGCCGCGGGGCTGCGGAGCATTCTGCGTCACGACCCCGACGTCGTGCTGATCGGCGAAATCCGCGACGCGGAAACCGCCGAGAGCGCCATTCAGGCCTCCCTCACGGGCCACCTCGTCTTCAGCACCCTGCATACGAACGACGCCCCCGGCGCATTTACGCGACTGATCGATATGGGGGTCGAACCGTTCCTGGTGGCCAGTTCCGTCGAAGGGGTGCTGGCGCAGCGGCTGGTCCGTCGCCTCTGCAAGCACTGCAAAAAAAAGGTGGTGATGCCGCGCGACGCCCTGCCCGACGACTATCCGTGCACGGAGCCGGAGGTGATGCTCTACGAGCCGGTCGGCTGTCGCGAGTGCCGGGACATTGGCTTCTCCGGACGAATGGCGATCTTCGAATTGCTGCACAAGGACGCCGAGATCGGCCGGCTGTGCGTGGCGCATGCCAGCACCCTGGAAATCCGGCAGTACGCCCTGAGTCGGGGGATGGTGACTTTGCGGCAATCGGGTTATCAGCGGGTCCAGGAAGGGTTGACCAGCCTGGACGAAGTGCTGCGCATCACCAAGGGCGACATCGGCTGA
- a CDS encoding type II secretion system F family protein has protein sequence MPEFRYTAKEFSGQQVSGTLTAGTEREALGQLAARNLFPLQIALADAARRHQEGRRRRVPASLLATFYSQLSDLLRSGVPLLRSLELLDRQTRHQTFKLILQEIRADVADGTRLAESLRRHPAVFSDLTISMVRAGEEGSFLEDTLHRIATFTEHQEELKGRVVGAMVYPAFLMVVGSLIVVAMLIYFVPKFEPMFERMEEQGSLPWATTALMAISRGMQSYGWVALLAIPGIIIGLQKMLESDAGRRRLDELKIRLWGIGQVVRSLAIARFCRVLGTLLKNGVPLLNSLRIAKDATGNRVLSEAIGEAAEHVSSGKSLAVPLADCKQFPPDVLEMIAVGEEANNLEEVLVQVADKMERHTNRQLDLVVRLLEPAMLVIMAGIILFVVVALMLPIFQSSSLA, from the coding sequence ATGCCCGAGTTCCGCTACACCGCGAAGGAGTTTTCCGGCCAGCAGGTCAGCGGGACGCTGACTGCGGGGACGGAGCGCGAGGCGCTCGGGCAACTCGCCGCTCGAAATCTGTTCCCGCTGCAGATCGCTCTGGCCGACGCGGCGCGCCGGCATCAGGAAGGACGCCGACGGCGCGTCCCCGCCAGTCTGCTGGCGACCTTCTATTCGCAGCTCTCCGACCTGCTCCGTTCGGGCGTGCCGCTGCTGCGGTCGCTGGAGCTGCTGGATCGCCAGACGCGACATCAGACGTTCAAACTGATTCTGCAGGAAATCCGCGCCGACGTGGCGGACGGCACCCGGCTGGCAGAGTCGCTGCGCCGTCATCCGGCGGTCTTTTCCGATCTGACGATCAGCATGGTGCGAGCCGGTGAAGAAGGCAGCTTCCTGGAGGATACACTCCACCGGATCGCCACCTTCACCGAGCACCAGGAGGAGCTGAAAGGGCGAGTCGTCGGCGCGATGGTCTACCCCGCATTCCTGATGGTCGTCGGCTCGCTGATCGTCGTGGCGATGCTGATCTACTTCGTTCCCAAGTTCGAACCAATGTTCGAACGGATGGAAGAGCAGGGGAGCCTTCCCTGGGCCACCACGGCGCTCATGGCCATCAGCCGCGGCATGCAGTCCTACGGCTGGGTGGCGCTGCTGGCGATCCCCGGAATCATCATCGGCCTCCAGAAGATGCTGGAGTCCGATGCCGGCCGGCGCAGACTCGACGAATTGAAGATCCGGCTCTGGGGCATCGGGCAGGTCGTCCGCAGCCTGGCGATCGCCCGGTTCTGCCGGGTTCTCGGAACGCTGCTCAAGAACGGCGTGCCGCTGCTGAACTCCCTCCGGATCGCCAAAGACGCCACCGGCAATCGCGTCCTCAGCGAAGCCATCGGCGAGGCCGCGGAGCACGTGTCGTCCGGCAAGTCCCTCGCCGTCCCGCTGGCGGACTGCAAGCAATTCCCGCCGGACGTGCTGGAAATGATCGCCGTGGGGGAAGAGGCCAACAACCTGGAAGAGGTGCTGGTGCAGGTCGCCGACAAGATGGAGCGGCATACCAACCGGCAGCTCGATCTGGTGGTGCGCTTGTTGGAACCGGCGATGCTGGTGATCATGGCGGGGATCATTTTGTTCGTGGTGGTGGCGCTGATGCTGCCAATTTTCCAAAGTTCGTCGCTCGCGTAG
- the gspG gene encoding type II secretion system major pseudopilin GspG, with protein MIRPMSTRPRLRRRGFTLTEVLLVLAILGVIAAMVVPQLLGRQKDALVRATKTSIKGMEDACKQYAVDNSAEFPTGSNDDVINLLMNPGQNADGRSISPYLEQVPKDAWGQHLYYEYPNTKAQNSSRPAIWSAGPNKQNEDGSGDDINNWTT; from the coding sequence GTGATTCGTCCGATGTCCACTCGCCCCCGTCTGCGCCGCCGCGGTTTCACGCTGACGGAAGTCCTGCTGGTGCTGGCCATTCTGGGCGTGATCGCCGCAATGGTCGTCCCGCAGCTCCTCGGCCGCCAGAAGGACGCGCTGGTGCGGGCGACCAAAACCAGCATCAAAGGGATGGAAGACGCCTGTAAGCAGTATGCCGTCGACAACAGCGCGGAGTTCCCCACGGGAAGCAACGACGACGTCATCAACCTGCTGATGAATCCGGGGCAGAACGCCGACGGCCGGTCGATCAGCCCGTACCTGGAACAGGTCCCGAAGGACGCGTGGGGGCAGCACCTGTACTACGAATATCCCAATACCAAGGCCCAGAACTCTTCCAGGCCGGCCATCTGGTCGGCGGGGCCCAACAAGCAGAATGAAGACGGCTCCGGCGACGACATCAACAACTGGACGACCTGA
- a CDS encoding pilus assembly FimT family protein, which translates to MTARRKARSAFTLVEMLLVLAVLVAFTTIAWPSFQRLYATQFLLEGAEQVRLQFAATRTRAIESGIVYQFRWEPDGRRYLSLPYEAELDLPAEGEGEIQDDLSGNVARRYVGELPEKLTFVGGKDAGGQSLPADLFASFPDADKLAAVAWSEPVLFQPDGTAVDGELIVGDPTGRNVALVLRGATGAVTVSPIQQELRTNGK; encoded by the coding sequence ATGACCGCCCGACGGAAGGCTCGCTCCGCATTCACGCTGGTCGAGATGCTGCTGGTACTGGCCGTACTGGTGGCGTTTACGACGATTGCGTGGCCGTCGTTTCAGCGGCTGTACGCCACCCAGTTTCTGCTGGAAGGGGCCGAGCAAGTCCGCCTGCAGTTCGCCGCCACGCGGACGCGGGCGATCGAAAGCGGCATTGTCTACCAGTTCCGCTGGGAACCGGACGGCCGAAGGTATCTGTCGCTTCCCTACGAAGCGGAGCTCGATCTGCCGGCCGAGGGTGAGGGCGAGATCCAGGATGACCTCTCGGGAAACGTCGCGCGCCGCTACGTGGGCGAGCTTCCCGAAAAGCTGACGTTTGTGGGAGGGAAAGACGCCGGCGGACAGTCCCTCCCCGCGGACCTGTTCGCGTCGTTCCCCGACGCCGACAAACTCGCCGCAGTCGCCTGGTCGGAGCCGGTGCTGTTTCAGCCGGACGGTACGGCGGTGGACGGAGAACTGATCGTCGGCGATCCGACGGGGCGGAACGTCGCGCTGGTGCTCCGCGGCGCAACGGGGGCGGTCACGGTCAGTCCCATTCAGCAGGAGCTACGCACCAATGGGAAGTAG